The following proteins come from a genomic window of Nicotiana tomentosiformis chromosome 12, ASM39032v3, whole genome shotgun sequence:
- the LOC138902789 gene encoding uncharacterized protein, with translation MAPFEALYGTRCRSPIGWFDIGEAQMIGLDLMHQAIEKVKIITEQLKTAQSHQKSYSNVRRRDLKFKEDDWVFLKVSPMKGVMRFGKKGNLSLRYVGPYKNTQRIVQVAYRLELPPEMSLVHPVFHVSMLKKVVRDPSLIVQNETIEVKEKLTYEEIPVAILYRKVL, from the coding sequence atggcgccattcgaggctttgtatggtacgagatgtagatctcccattgggtggttcgacaTTGGAGAAGCACAAATGATAGGTCtggacctcatgcatcaggctatagagaaggttaagatcattacagaacagttaaaaactgctcagagtcatcaaaagtcaTATTCGAATGTGCGTCGTAGGGATTtgaagttcaaagaagatgattgggtattcttgaaggtttcccctatgaagggtgtaatgcgatttggtaagaaagggaactTGAgtttgaggtatgtcggaccatacaaaaACACTCAAAGGATAGttcaggtggcttacaggctagaactacctccagagatgtctttagtgcacccggtgtttcatgtatccatgttgaagaaggtggttagagatccgtcgcttattgttcAGAATGAGACTATAGAGGTTAAagagaaattgacttatgaagagattccagttgccattctttaTAGGAAAGTCCTGTAG